A segment of the Candidatus Poribacteria bacterium genome:
TGAGGCTGATCCGTGGTCTGGCAGACGAACTGCAGCGGATCGCCGATGCCGTGACCGCGCAGGATCACGACTTGATCCACGCGTGGCTTGCGAGCGCGCGTGAAGCGCGGGAGAGCCTGAGCCCTTGAGCGATGGAAGACGATAGTGGACAGCCGAACGGTCCATCCCATCCGCTCCGCCCGAGGGACGCTGCGCGTTCCCGGCGACAAGTCCATCTCGCATCGAGCCGCCCTCTTCGGAGCCATCGCTGAAGGCACGACGACGGTCGATGGATTCCTCACCAGCGAGGACTGCCTGAACACGCTTCGAGCTGTCGAATCGATGGGTGTCCGGATAGAGCGCGATGGCACGTCGGTCGCCGTACACGGCGTCGGGATGGATGGTTTGCGGGAACCATCCACCGTCATCGACGTCGGCAACTCGGGGA
Coding sequences within it:
- a CDS encoding 3-phosphoshikimate 1-carboxyvinyltransferase (catalyzes the formation of 5-O-(1-carboxyvinyl)-3-phosphoshikimate from phosphoenolpyruvate and 3-phosphoshikimate in tryptophan biosynthesis), which gives rise to MDSRTVHPIRSARGTLRVPGDKSISHRAALFGAIAEGTTTVDGFLTSEDCLNTLRAVESMGVRIERDGTSVAVHGVGMDGLREPSTVIDVGNSGTGIRLLAGLAAGQPFRTVLTGDASIRRRPMGRIVEPLTRMGARIRGEDGNSRAPLEIHGGNLLGIHYESPIASAQVKSAILLAALRAQGS